The Miscanthus floridulus cultivar M001 chromosome 6, ASM1932011v1, whole genome shotgun sequence genomic interval GAGCATTATGCTTGTGTGGTTGATCTACTATCTCGTGCCAAGCGGTTCGACGATGCCAAGAGGTTTCTTGAGGAGCTCCCCTTTGAGCCAGGCATTGGGTTCTGGAAGGCTTTGGTAGGGGGCTGTCAGATTCACTGGAACAGGGAGCTGGCTGAGAGTGTTGCAAAGCGCATTCATGCATTGGATCCAAAGGACACATCTTCCTACATTCTTCTGTCAAATGTTTACTCTGCATCAGGAAGCTGGCAAAGTGTGTCTATGATCAGGAGGGAGATTAAGGAGAAGCGGCTGAAGAGAATCACCGGCTGTAGTTGGATTGAGGTCCAGGACAAGGTCCATGTCTTCTCCAATGGAGACTTTAGGCATCATCAGAGTGATGAAATTTATTCGATGCTTGAAGCATGTTTTTATTCCATGGAAGATGAACGTGATTACTCAATTGTGTGATAGTAATAACAAATGAGTATCCAAGAGAGGTTGTTGGTAAATGTGTTTACTTGTCATCGTCTTTTTTTGAACTTACTAGTACATGAGGAACGCACCAGACCAGACTGCACTTCATCAATTCTTGCTGGAAGAATGAATAATCAGATTTCAGCCTTCATCAACGCATTGAGCTAGCAGCAATAATAAAAGTCCCTTCCTCAATCCCAACAGCAAAGGAAACCTGCAAGTAACTGTCCTAAAGACGAGAACCAAGATGAGCCTCCCCAGTCAGGTGCATGGCGCCACAAATCGTCCAAACTCCGAAAACAACACAAAGCTTTATATCATTTTCTTGCAATTTGTGATGATAAATTCAGTTAGAAGTCCATGAGCACAAATTAATTTGTCCGGATGTGAATACTGACAACTGGCCAAGGCAAACATTGACACAAATCAGGCGATCAGATTTCACATAGCAGTGCCTCAAACATTTCTGACAAATATTGTTTACCCATAAACCCCTGAACACATTACATCGTCCAGGAGATTGTTTTAACCCCAGGCAATCCCAAGCAAATATTGGCGCCAAATATAGTACGAGATGTAAAAACCGTGGCCGTTGTCGCAAATTTAAACAGCACCGCATGCAAAAATCGTACCAAAATTGACAACCTCCTCAAGATTTGAAGCAAATCATATTAGCATATTGCAATATATTAGAAACTTCCACAAGGGTAACTGATTATCATTCTGCAGATACAACAAATTCTACATTGTTCCACGAGCAACCTAGCACTGGCCTAAACACACGAGGAAACGAAACAGGACCGTAGCACCGTGCCGCAGCAACCTAAGAGGAAGTAAACTTGGTAACAGCCTTGGTGCCCTCGGAGACGGCGTGCTTGGCGAGCTCGCCGGGGAGGACTAGGCGCACCGAGGTCTGGATCTCCCGGGAGGTGATGGTGGGCTTCTTGTTGTAGCGGGCGAGCTTGGCGGCCTCGGCGGCGAGCTTCTCGAAGATGTCGTTGATGAAGGAGTTCATGATGGACATGGCCTTGGACGAGATACCAATGTCCGGGTGCACCTGCTTGAGCACCTTGAAGATGTAGATCTTGTACGTCTCGACGCTCTTcttggccttcttcttccccttcttctcgcCGCCTTCCTTGCCGGGCACGCGCTTCTCCGCCCTGGGCTTCTTCTCGGCCTTCTCCTCCGCCGGCTTCTTCTCGGCGGGCTTCTTCTCGGCCTTGGGAGCCATAAGGAATCGATCAAATGGAGCGGCGAACGCGAGGTGGGAAGCGGCGGATTTGGAATTTGTCGAGTGCTCGTGGCTTTTGGCTGTGTGCTCTGGATGGAGGATGCGGTGGGGTTATATAGAAAGGTGAGGCGGGACGTGATTGGTGGAAGCGGTGGCGGCGCGGATCGCTGAGATGGCGGTCTCTGAGGCGTTGGATGCGCGGTACGGCTGGGATTTCAGCGCGCGGGGGTGGTTTGGCGTGGGGACGCGTGATGCCGCGGATCGGGGTGGTTTAGGCGGTAAGCGGGGGTGTGCGAGCCGAAAATGTGAGCGGGAAGCCGCCAAGCCGTGCGAAATCGTGTGTCTTTGGGCGCTTTGGGTCGGAAATTTTGGAGGTTTACTGGGCAGCGAGTTCGTACGTCGATACGAAACAACTaaatttttttactaaaaataTACGGATCGttcgataagataataatactgttaaattaaatactaacgttaaagtgacatttaatttaaaaatcaaagtttatgaaattaacacagtcacggagagcgcagcGTCGTAGGCTcataaactctactgtatagattttttcgtgatatggctaagacataatattttatatcggcagaaataattcttcgatatccatttcttccgtgcgccaataaatccattaataagttccgctgcatctccatataatcctgtacacacaggttcgaatatatatgtaaatattagtgacTGTCACATGGATGATACTGCGTGTCTTAAATAATCTCTCATAAAaatttaaaacaaagtatgttatactcaccgtataaatatgtctAGCTTTATgactattccacacagacatatattgtagaataaggtatccacatgagtgtctgttccaagatgttgaattaggtgttgtaattcttaatttcaacatatttttcaggtcaaggcaaccaatgatgacacttttcttagtggtgcataattttatagtgcacctcttgactatctgagtaaggacaagttagcactgtAAAGGATTAGAAAAGTTACTGAGAAGGCCAAtgttgagttttcctccactatgcatactaaaacctatgtcccCACTTATCATTGCCGATGTTTTTGATGCAGAGCAATTCAACATTTACTATggtcagatataagtttgagtttcttgtgagcaatctcatagagggtctctcatcctttatgtgatctgcctcaaggatattAGCAGGACGATGGACCTATGTTGGAATATCGCACCAAAAAGTGTTCATGTTTTATCCACGATTTATTTCTcatgaatacatgcgggtactatgataacactaactacaccaaataaaagattagagagaatttgcatcgccttcagaaggatttatttattaagttctttggactctacaggtagttttgaaatatctgtttgcatgtcttacctcgtatcttaatttaaaattttgtagtttaattataATATGGGGAAAtgattcaaaatgaacagacccaagggcaatttcagcaagaaacaacaagcaagggcgatggaacacgtgagcgtgaaaccaaatgaaaggaggaaaaaggctgtcccttttgcaaatgcaaagagagcaagtaattaaatgtagacagatttggcaaggttctcagaaatgcaaagaggttccttttgtcttaattatatttccttctgtgttaattctctttccttttgctcgttgccatgtatgctggtgcatgcaaacatgcaatgtgtatatggatagcacaataattttctacttcctatttacCATGATTCCTAGCAATATTCAATTAAGAAGAATCGCACCAAAGGACGCAGCATGCGGGAGATATCGTAGGATCGTAGGCGTGGGCAGAtggacgaaccaaaataaatatcgcaccaaaaaatatccacactttattctttttagttgtagaaatacatgcgggtactataataacactaactacaccaaatgaaagattagagagaatttacattgcctccagaaggatttatttattaagttctttagACTCTataggtagttttgaaatatctgtttgcatgtcttacctcgtatcctaattcaaaatgttatagtttaattagaatatggaGAAAGGATTCAAAATGAACATACCCAATGGCAATTTTAGCAAGAAACAACAAGCGATGGTGAtgaaacacgtgagcgtgaaaccaaataaaaggagaaaaaattgtcccttttgcaaatgcaaagataggaagtaattaaatgtagacaGATTTGGTAAGGTTCTCATAAATACAAAGAGGTTTCTTttatcttaattctctttccttctgtgttaattctcttttcttttgctcattaccatgtatgctggtgcatgcaaatatgcaatgtgtatatggatagcacaataattttctacttcctattttgccatgattcctctatcacatgatagACAATATTCAATTAAGGAGAATCGCACCAAAGGACGCAGCATGCGGGAGATGTCATGGGATCGTAGGCGTTAGCAGACGaacgaaccaaaataaatgtcgcaccaaaaaatatccatattttattctttttagttgtaggagattattACCGTGCAGGTCCCTGAGGAGGTGGGGCCTAGGCTATGTTTTTTTAGAAGGGGCCtaggctgctgggcagtttgctGACATCGATTTGCATTTTGCGAAGGGTAGGATGGGCCGATGTCTATCAGGCCTTGTGACTTACACATGCCAACAATCGTGTCGAAAATGATCGCATCCCGAGCAGCTTGACCGGATCCAATTGTAGAATTGGATTGTGTCCTATTAGATTTGGTAAAAAATAGGCATTTATATATAATTTGTATATGTTGCAAAATGAAAACATATAATATTGCTTCTGAAAAATTAATCGAGTTCTTGAATCTTGACAACATAACTAGATTTTGGTGTTTTGGTAGAGCTTGAAAACATATAATACGAGCTGCTCAACCAATAGAGTTGAAGTTGTTTTACTGAACCGCTTGACAACTACTCCATCTGCTTCAAATTagaagtcgctttgacttttaatttcatccattttgctatgtattctGACGTATTATTTATCTAGAGACATAATAAAATGGATatacaaaaaaagtcaaagtaACTTATAGTTTGAAATAAAGGGAGTTCAACATAGAATGTTAGTGTTTCACATTGTGTGGTGCAATTGATGGAGAATACAATGTCAGTGTTTCACATTCTTAGTTGGCAATTTCACATATTAGAATTACACTCGCTAGTTGTCCTTGAGAACATATGGGGAAAATGCATGTGCACTAGGTCATTGACATCTAAATGTTGTCGGGTTAAGATGTTGTAGTTGTTTGTGCTTAGGCTAGTTTAAGCCAcattaatgctttactttaagtgCTATCCTTgagtttagtgaggtttgcacacctctttaCTATTGTGCTTACACACacatgtaagtgcaatcaagccctaagtaGGTTTTGGTGATGTTGGCCACATAATTAAAGAATTAATGGCTTTTACAAGTGTTTAATAGCGGATCATAAGTTATGGGTGCAAAGAAACATAGGAGGAGACCCCAACTCAAAAGCATGGCTTGCAATGACTAAGGAGCAAGATTGCTTCattttatgttttgaaattgagttatagaacaagctgtactattaaggggataCTAATAGTGTGCTGGGTGGAACTAAATGCTCACATATGTACCTACATTACAAATAATCCCAGTCATAAAAACCCAAATGATCTTCATTCTAATATGTTCTGGCCTACACGAAACCTCTGCGCATGGAGGCAGAGCCTCCGCGCCGCGGAGCCTCCATGCTGTCAGGTCGATCGTTTTGTGGGAgttgagggggtatttataccttcttGGTCATCTTCTTCACTCACTCATTTCGACCTAAAGCTTTTTGTCTCTCTCTATTCTTGGTGCTCCCAACTCCCTTGCTCAAATCTTGATGATTTCTTGAGGGATTTGGCAAAAGAGACTATGAGAAAGCAAGAGAAAATCCTTAGTCCACATTTAGATAGAACTTGTAGTTTTTTATAAGTGGTTTTAGCCTTAGTTTTTTAAGTGGTCAAATTTACCCCCTCTCAGATGTCAAAGTTGTAGCCGTAGTTCTTTAATGTTGAATCCTATTAGAAATAGGACTCCTACTTATATGCATGAGGATCTTGGAGGGCACTATACAAACAAAGGGGGAGGAGGTCATAGGCGTCAACTAGAGCAATTAGTAGCGCTCGAGATGACTAGGCTAGACATTTCTATTGCACTAGTTTTTTATGTACGACAAGAATTAGAGGGCCCTAGAGGATCAAGTAGGGTTGTGAGAGAGAGCAACAAGCACTTGTACTCTGTTGGAGCTATGCTTATATAATTTGTGGTCATTTTTCCAAAATCCTATTTACTTGTTGTGGTTGCTTCAACATTGTCCTCTGGAATTTTCTACGAGAATCATCTACGTTGTTTTTATATGTTTTGTGTCATACTCTCAATATGATTGCAAATGTCTGAGGATTGCTATGCATAACTAGAGATGCCATATTCTATAGCAGTAAGCCATTGTTGTGTATAAAGCTTATTACACATAATTTGTCACGCGAGTACTTATTTACAAAACATAGCTTCATTAAGTTTGCTAATTTCTATCCTTGTTATTGTTTCCTCACTGTGAGCTACTGAGTAGATCATAGTCCCATGCCATGTGTGGAGGCCATCACTAGTGACAAAATTTTACACTCGAAATGTATATCACACAGGTACATGAATTCTAGAAAGAAGAACACTCATCCACCGAGTGCACATGTAAGATGCATCCCTTTCTTACTAAAGTTGTATGTCAACTTAGTAGAAAGTCACAAACAAAAAATATAGAGCAAGATATATAGAAAGCAATTCTAAAAGTGATTCAAATGGTTGAACGAGGTGGCAGTGACGCCGGCGGCGAAGTTCGAAGGAGTTGAGTTGATgacactgtaacaccctaggtgtttggcttccactaaattgcatgtcatttcataaacatacgcatcatctatgtcatcatgccattatcattgaaacatacatatgcaacattcgcatattctgtttgttttgtacttgattgcttatgaatggtagtagtgcaacttatgaatgcaacatgaatttctcataccttaAAACATGGCAAcagggtagtaatatgacaaatataaaataacaacaaggtcatgaaacatgtgaaacatggaattgaaacatatgagtgaattgcttgttttagttgcttcatcacatgtgatcattagaaaaattggtataacaattgtgtaaagtggttaaTCATgatctaatacaccttaactacacttagggtaattgtttggacattgtttatgtagatcaaaatgacaaaattgcccttgagtggaggtttgacttgaaatgaccccttgagtgccactgtttgactgattcaaaagaccaacctagaaactttgcatggctgtgcactctttaccaaagttgtagctaatttatcaaggaacaaaagttgttttatgatcaactcatgaaaatgtgtggaatagcctcaaacatggcccacaagtcagaattccatgctgatttcacacttagaaaatattctaagtcgtagctacattttcagttgcatcaagcccactttggcttcatgtaacttcggatccacgacgatttaggtgttggtccttgaaaagaaattgtagatggatggtagacctacaattttcatgtacatagtttttgcaAAGGGTCATTGGATTAGCCATGTTGACACGatgaaatggcgctgtcagtcatagTCGTCAAACACTGAATCGCAACGTTTCATAAAATGGTCAGTGTCGCCATGGCCAACCGACGCAGAAGATGTTCGCCATGTGGTGCTCATGCGCTGCCAAAGCCTCCACGTCGTGCGTCcaagctctagaagaaggccagcgcctgcccgaacgCGCTCACCGCTCCATTGCCTCTCTCTCGCCTCCACAGCGCGCAACGTCGAGCCGCAGCGGCTTCTCCGTTTCCGACCGAGTGTCGCCATCACTGTGCACGCTCGCCATCGCGAAAATGCGTTGCCCAGCTCGTCTGTGGCTTTGCAGTGAtctcctctaccttctccaccccacCGTCAATCCAATTGCGCCGTGTTAAGGGCGAAATCGTAGcttccttccaccgccgccatggctgacctcatCGGCGTTGttgctccacgcggccagctgtcCTCGCGCCCTTGCCATCCCCCCTCTGCCTCACGCTAGGTCTTAGGAGCGTtgctgaagctcgtagggtcaccattAGGGGCTGCGACGCCATCGtctcaccggagccggccatgccgcggccgtgcgccgccatgctcgTCGCCAACCCCGGTAGCCACGCCAATAGCATCAATTGAGGGCACTGCTAGATGCACATTGATGTAGTGAACACCGTAGCACCGTCGGGTTCGCCGGAagagtcaccggcgatgagcttcgcCGTCGCCCTGTTCTCCTtccctgcctgtctctctgttacgtgggtcccacgcgtcagccgCCGCGGCTGACGCGGGAGCCTGGCTGGGCCGCGCCATTTCTGGGCCGCGCCTACGCCTGCGTCACGGGCCGCCATTTCTTTGGGCCGGCCCACCAGTAGTTGAATaggttttcttattttgttttgttttattatttcacagatttatgtacatattcaaaaatatgtagctcttagatggtagatccaaatgatgtggttctaattttgttgagttcatgataatatctaatttatattaaaaatatactccatgccatgttctgttataaaaataggagtttctatttatctcttttaatcatgcaagaaataggggtaattatatctttttctaggtagatccaaatggcatgaaatttttatggtgtacttctcatatcatgaatagcttgtagttaaattttcataaattttggacactgtatgtaggagatagaaaattatcttgtttgtatggatggatcttgtgtgagttttcataatttttctatagatctagtaattgtaaaaattggtgagtgctattcttatgctagaatgaggcTAGTAAAcatgagaaatctattgcttgacacttttcaatagggtttcctaattatgctagaaatagacaggccatctgttattttgggtacaacaagttctgcttgctcaatggctttgaaatttttatggtagtctatgtgaagcatgagatagctactgtaatttttgaagatttttatgaacagttttactatatattgctttaatcacctaattaactaaataaattggaaaatgatattaaataatttatttagaagttagcactatactttctagtgttcctctggtatgtgcaacaagttggtaaacttggtttggtcaaattaggcttttgcatcatcattaaataattaagttagtagccCTGTCATTTCTAGATATATTCTAGATTTACTGGAATtcaatttggttaacgtaagaatcatgctatgatgtttacaattgatttgtagagaatttcataagctttctagaatgtcctcatgcaagtcatttggatttgtagaactcttgttgtgattgaattaatggactacttgtgtgcatatgaaactttgaatgttaatttatgtatgcctttactatttctaagtttgtggtaatattcctaggtgttaggcctttaactgaagatgagcatctttatcttaggttatgtaagttaggtaagttgatcttgttctttaagttaagttagatacatgcttaaagtgattcgaatagagctattttactcggtaaacgggtgtccagtgatgctttcgtaaacacttactgtgattcattcatcataagcatcatgtcattccttatgcatccatgatatttatcttatgcatcagcatgcaataggtgtatcggagggtgtgacactgctggaattcaaggaaccgagcgagcagcagcagccgacaccggaggttcaggaggtgcagccttcaggagaagtgctagacgaggtcgccgttgagtgcccggatcaccgtccttgcaactttgtgaaaggcaagccctagagcattttaagcctcctattttccgaaatgcagttacagtattattgttatatatatatatatattgttgcattaagtttaggtgttggatgcaaacatttgctgcattggttatccaatccttgtccagatattgttaccctgaatcctatgtagctcaggttcgcatagtgcttagccttgctcaaacgcggtagaagtcgggtgatttcctgtcacctacgagatataggaatatacatgtggca includes:
- the LOC136459389 gene encoding histone H2B.4; this encodes MAPKAEKKPAEKKPAEEKAEKKPRAEKRVPGKEGGEKKGKKKAKKSVETYKIYIFKVLKQVHPDIGISSKAMSIMNSFINDIFEKLAAEAAKLARYNKKPTITSREIQTSVRLVLPGELAKHAVSEGTKAVTKFTSS